The following proteins are co-located in the Dromiciops gliroides isolate mDroGli1 chromosome 2, mDroGli1.pri, whole genome shotgun sequence genome:
- the REEP2 gene encoding receptor expression-enhancing protein 2 codes for MVSWIISRLVVLIFGTLYPAYSSYKAVKTKNVKEYVKWMMYWIVFAFFTTAETLTDIVLSWFPFYFELKIAFVIWLLSPYTKGSSVLYRKFVHPTLSNKEKEIDEYITQARDKSYETMMRVGKRGLNLAANAAVTAATKGQGVLSEKLRSFSMQDLTLIRDDEALPLRGPDGRLRPSASGLLDPIEDLGDDPGLSLRSSSGSQSDTRTEASEDDMGDKTLKRVKPIKKVPKAEPIPKTLKTRPKKKPTSGGESA; via the exons ATGGTGTCCTGGATCATCTCCCGCCTGGTGGT GCTGATCTTTGGTACGCTGTACCCGGCCTATTCGTCCTATAAGGCTGTCAAgacaaaaaatgtgaaggaatat GTGAAGTGGATGATGTACTGGATTGTGTTTGCTTTCTTCACCACTGCCGAGACCCTCACCGACATTGTGCTGTCGTG GTTTCCTTTCTACTTTGAGCTGAAAATTGCCTTTGTGATCTGGCTGCTGTCTCCATATACCAAGGGCTCCAGTGTACTGTATCGAAAATTTGTACATCCCACACTCTCCAACAAAGAAAAG GAAATTGATGAATACATCACACAGGCTCGGGACAAGAGCTATGAGACGATGATGAGGGTGGGCAAAAGAGGCTTGAACCTGGCAGCCAATGCTGCGGTCACTGCAGCTACCAAG GGCCAGGGAGTGTTGTCAGAAAAGTTGAGGAGCTTCAGCATGCAAGACCTGACGCTGATTCGAGATGATGAAGCCTTGCCCCTGCGTGGTCCCGATGGCCGCCTCCGCCCCTCAGCCAGTGGCCTCTTGGACCCCATTGAGGACTTAG GGGATGACCCTGGCCTGAGCCTTCGGTCCTCAAGTGGGAGCCAGTCAGACACACGGACAGAGGCCTCTGAGGATGACATGGGGGACAAGACCCTTAAGCGTGTCAAACCAATCAAGAAAGTGCCAAAAGCTGAG CCAATCCCCAAGACGCTGAAGACCCGCCCTAAGAAGAAGCCCACAAGTGGTGGGGAGTCGGCCTGA